The proteins below come from a single Polynucleobacter sp. MWH-UH23A genomic window:
- a CDS encoding FAD-dependent oxidoreductase, with protein sequence MSKKRIAIIGAGISGLGCAYALRQQPNIELTVYEGGNHIGGHSNTVDFTYEHAGKQLSYGVDTGFLVFNRKTYPRLVRLFEEIQVPIAPSEMSFSVSIDTSEKNPSHPKLEWAGNDINSLFGQRSNLLSPSFWRMTYDILRFNRLATKLAHDQIAAGHQYSEPDETIASFLDRNRFSQSFRENYFLPMIGAIWSCSVEQMLEFPIQTMIRFCHNHGLLQIQNRPQWLTVRGGSREYVKRIVHALEQNKVTIKREGVLRVNAAQDGSAAEVISTSGSAFFDEVVMACHSDQTLALLHGIGQEAKDILAAIPYQENRAILHTDTNFLPKTKRCWAAWNYTAKSGATPSSKQHVSVNYLINLLQPLPKELKGTQIIVSLNPSAEPNPKLVQQEIQYSHPVFDMKAIQAQKALPLIQGTSSIWYCGAWTGFGFHEDGLRSGELVAEALIEGLHSPLNSMPKQDAC encoded by the coding sequence GTGAGCAAAAAAAGAATTGCCATCATTGGCGCTGGCATTTCTGGCTTAGGATGCGCATACGCTCTTCGCCAGCAGCCTAACATAGAGCTTACCGTCTATGAGGGTGGGAACCATATTGGCGGCCATAGTAATACTGTTGACTTCACATATGAGCACGCTGGCAAGCAATTGTCTTATGGTGTAGATACTGGTTTTCTAGTTTTCAATCGCAAAACTTATCCGCGCTTAGTGAGGCTATTTGAAGAGATTCAGGTCCCAATAGCACCCTCTGAAATGTCGTTTTCAGTTTCAATTGATACCTCCGAGAAAAATCCATCCCACCCCAAGCTTGAGTGGGCTGGTAATGACATTAATTCTCTCTTTGGTCAGCGATCCAACCTGCTTTCACCCTCTTTCTGGCGCATGACATACGACATCTTGCGCTTCAATCGCCTAGCAACAAAGTTGGCTCACGATCAAATTGCAGCCGGCCATCAATATTCAGAACCGGATGAAACAATTGCAAGCTTCTTAGATCGCAATCGATTTAGCCAAAGCTTCAGAGAAAATTATTTTTTACCGATGATCGGCGCAATTTGGTCATGCTCTGTTGAGCAAATGCTCGAGTTCCCGATTCAAACTATGATTCGCTTTTGTCACAACCACGGCCTTTTGCAAATTCAGAATCGGCCTCAGTGGCTTACTGTTCGTGGTGGGTCGCGTGAATACGTCAAGCGTATCGTGCATGCCCTAGAACAAAATAAAGTCACTATCAAGCGAGAGGGTGTATTGCGTGTTAATGCGGCGCAAGATGGATCCGCTGCAGAAGTTATTAGCACCTCAGGATCTGCCTTTTTTGATGAGGTAGTAATGGCCTGCCATAGCGATCAAACCCTAGCCTTGCTTCACGGCATTGGCCAAGAGGCTAAAGATATTTTGGCTGCAATTCCATATCAAGAGAATCGCGCCATTCTCCATACTGACACCAACTTTCTACCGAAAACGAAACGTTGCTGGGCGGCATGGAACTACACCGCTAAATCAGGCGCCACACCATCATCCAAGCAACATGTGAGCGTAAATTACCTCATTAACCTTTTACAGCCCCTACCAAAAGAGCTGAAAGGCACACAAATCATTGTGAGCTTAAATCCCTCCGCAGAACCTAATCCAAAATTAGTACAACAAGAAATTCAGTATTCGCACCCCGTGTTTGATATGAAGGCAATTCAAGCGCAAAAAGCATTGCCACTCATTCAAGGAACATCCTCAATCTGGTACTGTGGTGCCTGGACTGGCTTTGGCTTTCACGAGGATGGATTGC